One segment of Theobroma cacao cultivar B97-61/B2 chromosome 9, Criollo_cocoa_genome_V2, whole genome shotgun sequence DNA contains the following:
- the LOC108663263 gene encoding uncharacterized protein LOC108663263, producing the protein MANAADIMLHLHEMFGTKTRFAKIKTINAFKDIKQKPGELVRDYILKVISCLNKAELNGAEIDAKTQILMIVHSLNWSFSQFKLDYELHTKDYTLNGLINDLQNVEEVLDLKKKPETHAVSTSKPKPKGKKKITGNKKTSKGSMGAKKRPMEKKTTLKDNIKGKCFHCGVKGH; encoded by the coding sequence ATGGCTAATGCTGCTGACATAATGTTGCACCTACATGAGATGTTTGGTACAAAAACAAGGTTtgctaaaataaaaacaatcaatGCTTTTAAGGACATTAAGCAGAAACCTGGGGAGCTAGTTAGAGATTACATACTAAAAGTGATCTCTTGTCTCAATAAGGCAGAACTAAATGGTGCTGAGATAGATGCGAAAACGCAAATATTAATGATCGTTCATAGCTTAAATTGGTCATTTTCACAGTTCAAATTAGATTATGAACTACACACTAAGGATTACACCTTAAATGGGCTAATAAATGATCTCCAAAATGTGGAGGAAgttcttgatttgaaaaagaaacctGAAACACATGCAGTTTCCACTTCTAAGCCCAAACCCAAGGGTAAAAAGAAGATAACTGGGAATAAAAAGACTTCTAAAGGCTCAATGGGAGCAAAGAAAAGGCCTATGGAAAAAAAGACTACTTTAAAAGACAACATCAAAGGAAAATGTTTCCATTGTGGTGTGAAAGGACATTAG